A single region of the Asterias amurensis chromosome 19, ASM3211899v1 genome encodes:
- the LOC139951365 gene encoding uncharacterized protein isoform X1, whose translation MSKPMPRLPSRLMPLSNGSTRLHHHHRNGSPSKLSSPHQRSQPWMPCRVQRGPKMMHYRCLDPPTTPQHQPEPSPSASIPSPATPVYNSGNMAFPDWAYKPESSPGSRQIQLWHFILELLQKEEFRDVITWQGDYGEFLIKDPDELARVWGMRKCKPHMNYDKLSRALRYYYNKRILHKTKGKRFTYKFNFSKLILVNYPGTDMKYIPQYMPPQSAPANNPSSPDDVILIDEQGGNDKSQDRTGGRTLSESSSDSTESLDGSKRPRPVRQRSHSLGDAEPLGVPQPGMRTEMQPPILPMDARPPPFSPSYPTLRPPFYSHSLPASPCYLSPMPSPASALSPIFTAPCPRFTYSQAEIRAHQEAQSRLEHDRVTKLRAQMMPRTFAMPMTQSPGTIWRTHTENEVRISGLNISQTEQQRHENVIRIPERPMQSELYLRRMNERRQSQLTLSSPPEIKLAPSTITSPPNDNNTMRVPEPVRPWQHSPRKASPDRGYSSNLLSPRRSPERTRAETEVKMESQTDRLTQNKSEKTQNTTAEEKSDLERKNQEKCIPIKLRVKRKWNRDNFRPPSYQEVEPKSPKITLEPKPSSRSLPCTPTQKSSSLGTVFQFPPTAEDPEESMRKFRDFYFDTGPFDTGASQSAGCPQPMRVLRSPGAVNTVKSERSFRPHLLTPDRGLVPEGSLVKVESDSVLSKRRPQMKEVWIKREPHTESKDQ comes from the exons ttatCTTCACCGCATCAGCGCTCTCAACCGTGGATGCCTTGTCGTGTACAGCGTGGACCTAAAATGATGCACTATCGATGTTTAGATCCACCTACAACTCCTCAACATCAGCCAGAACCTTCACCCAGTGCTAGCATCCCAAGTCCTGCTACACCTGTCTACAACTCAG GCAACATGGCATTCCCAGACTGGGCCTATAAACCAGAGAGCAGTCCTGGCTCTCGTCAAATCCAACTCTGGCATTTTATCCTAGAGCTCCTCCAGAAAGAAGAGTTCCGTGACGTGATTACATGGCAAGGAGACTATGGAGAGTTTCTTATCAAGGATCCGGATGAGTTAGCCAGGGTATGGGGAATGAGGAAGTGTAAACCACACATGAACTACGACAAACTCAGCAGAGCACTCAG ATATTATTACAACAAGCGCATCCTTCATAAAACCAAAGGGAAGAGATTCACCTACAAGTTTAATTTCAGTAAGCTGATCTTAGTGAACTACCCTGGAACAGACATGAAGTATATCCCACAGTACATGCCTCCCCAATCAGCCCCAGCCAACAACCCCAGCTCTCCAGATGATGTCATTCTTATTGATGAACAAGGAGGTAATGATAAATCTCAGGATCGAACCGGAGGTAGGACACTCAGTGAGTCTTCCAGTGACTCAACGGAATCCCTCGATGGCTCAAAGAGACCAAGACCTGTGAGGCAACGTTCTCATAGCCTTGGTGATGCAGAACCGTTAGGTGTACCTCAACCTGGTATGAGGACTGAAATGCAGCCTCCTATACTCCCAATGGATGCCAGACCACCACCTTTCTCTCCAAGCTACCCTACCCTCAGACCACCATTCTACTCTCACTCTTTGCCTGCAAGCCCTTGCTACCTTTCTCCAATGCCTAGCCCAGCCTCAGCGTTAAGCCCTATTTTCACAGCACCATGTCCAAGGTTTACATACTCCCAGGCTGAGATTCGAGCCCATCAGGAGGCACAATCCCGACTGGAGCATGATCGTGTTACAAAGCTCCGTGCTCAGATGATGCCTCGGACATTTGCAATGCCCATGACCCAATCCCCAGGGACAATCTGGAGAACTCATACAGAGAATGAGGTTCGGATAAGTGGGCTAAACATATCCCAAACTGAACAACAAAGACACGAGAACGTGATACGCATTCCAGAGCGTCCGATGCAGTCTGAGCTTTACCTGAGAAGAATGAATGAACGTCGACAATCTCAATTGACTCTCTCCTCACCACCTGAGATCAAGTTAGCTCCCTCCACCATCACCTCTCCACCCAATGATAATAACACCATGAGGGTACCTGAACCAGTGCGTCCATGGCAACACTCACCAAGGAAGGCCTCTCCTGATCGAGGGTACTCCAGCAATCTCTTGTCTCCACGACGATCACCAGAAAGGACCCGAGCAGAAACAGAAGTCAAGATGGAGAGTCAAACTGATAGACTCACTCAGAACAAATCTGAGAAAACTCAAAATACAACGGCAGAAGAGAAAAGTGACTTGGAACGCAAAAATCAGGAGAAATGTATTCCAATCAAACTTCGTGTCAAGCGAAAGTGGAACAGAGACAATTTCCGTCCTCCTTCGTATCAAGAGGTGGAACCTAAATCTCCCAAGATAACTCTTGAGCCTAAGCCATCCTCCCGATCCCTTCCCTGCACCCCGACACAAAAGTCAAGTAGTTTAGGTACAGTCTTCCAATTTCCTCCAACGGCTGAAGATCCAGAGGAATCCATGAGGAAGTTCAGAGACTTCTATTTTGACACCGGACCCTTCGACACCGGAGCCAGTCAAAGCGCCGGTTGCCCCCAGCCGATGCGTGTCCTTCGATCTCCTGGTGCTGTTAATACAGTCAAGTCAGAACGCTCATTTCGACCTCATCTCTTGACCCCGGATCGTGGCTTGGTACCTGAAGGAAGTCTGGTTAAAGTTGAGAGTGATTCGGTTCTGAGCAAGAGAAGACCCCAGATGAAAGAGGTATGGATAAAACGTGAGCCTCATACTGAATCAAAAGACCAATAG
- the LOC139951365 gene encoding uncharacterized protein isoform X2: MPCRVQRGPKMMHYRCLDPPTTPQHQPEPSPSASIPSPATPVYNSGNMAFPDWAYKPESSPGSRQIQLWHFILELLQKEEFRDVITWQGDYGEFLIKDPDELARVWGMRKCKPHMNYDKLSRALRYYYNKRILHKTKGKRFTYKFNFSKLILVNYPGTDMKYIPQYMPPQSAPANNPSSPDDVILIDEQGGNDKSQDRTGGRTLSESSSDSTESLDGSKRPRPVRQRSHSLGDAEPLGVPQPGMRTEMQPPILPMDARPPPFSPSYPTLRPPFYSHSLPASPCYLSPMPSPASALSPIFTAPCPRFTYSQAEIRAHQEAQSRLEHDRVTKLRAQMMPRTFAMPMTQSPGTIWRTHTENEVRISGLNISQTEQQRHENVIRIPERPMQSELYLRRMNERRQSQLTLSSPPEIKLAPSTITSPPNDNNTMRVPEPVRPWQHSPRKASPDRGYSSNLLSPRRSPERTRAETEVKMESQTDRLTQNKSEKTQNTTAEEKSDLERKNQEKCIPIKLRVKRKWNRDNFRPPSYQEVEPKSPKITLEPKPSSRSLPCTPTQKSSSLGTVFQFPPTAEDPEESMRKFRDFYFDTGPFDTGASQSAGCPQPMRVLRSPGAVNTVKSERSFRPHLLTPDRGLVPEGSLVKVESDSVLSKRRPQMKEVWIKREPHTESKDQ; the protein is encoded by the exons ATGCCTTGTCGTGTACAGCGTGGACCTAAAATGATGCACTATCGATGTTTAGATCCACCTACAACTCCTCAACATCAGCCAGAACCTTCACCCAGTGCTAGCATCCCAAGTCCTGCTACACCTGTCTACAACTCAG GCAACATGGCATTCCCAGACTGGGCCTATAAACCAGAGAGCAGTCCTGGCTCTCGTCAAATCCAACTCTGGCATTTTATCCTAGAGCTCCTCCAGAAAGAAGAGTTCCGTGACGTGATTACATGGCAAGGAGACTATGGAGAGTTTCTTATCAAGGATCCGGATGAGTTAGCCAGGGTATGGGGAATGAGGAAGTGTAAACCACACATGAACTACGACAAACTCAGCAGAGCACTCAG ATATTATTACAACAAGCGCATCCTTCATAAAACCAAAGGGAAGAGATTCACCTACAAGTTTAATTTCAGTAAGCTGATCTTAGTGAACTACCCTGGAACAGACATGAAGTATATCCCACAGTACATGCCTCCCCAATCAGCCCCAGCCAACAACCCCAGCTCTCCAGATGATGTCATTCTTATTGATGAACAAGGAGGTAATGATAAATCTCAGGATCGAACCGGAGGTAGGACACTCAGTGAGTCTTCCAGTGACTCAACGGAATCCCTCGATGGCTCAAAGAGACCAAGACCTGTGAGGCAACGTTCTCATAGCCTTGGTGATGCAGAACCGTTAGGTGTACCTCAACCTGGTATGAGGACTGAAATGCAGCCTCCTATACTCCCAATGGATGCCAGACCACCACCTTTCTCTCCAAGCTACCCTACCCTCAGACCACCATTCTACTCTCACTCTTTGCCTGCAAGCCCTTGCTACCTTTCTCCAATGCCTAGCCCAGCCTCAGCGTTAAGCCCTATTTTCACAGCACCATGTCCAAGGTTTACATACTCCCAGGCTGAGATTCGAGCCCATCAGGAGGCACAATCCCGACTGGAGCATGATCGTGTTACAAAGCTCCGTGCTCAGATGATGCCTCGGACATTTGCAATGCCCATGACCCAATCCCCAGGGACAATCTGGAGAACTCATACAGAGAATGAGGTTCGGATAAGTGGGCTAAACATATCCCAAACTGAACAACAAAGACACGAGAACGTGATACGCATTCCAGAGCGTCCGATGCAGTCTGAGCTTTACCTGAGAAGAATGAATGAACGTCGACAATCTCAATTGACTCTCTCCTCACCACCTGAGATCAAGTTAGCTCCCTCCACCATCACCTCTCCACCCAATGATAATAACACCATGAGGGTACCTGAACCAGTGCGTCCATGGCAACACTCACCAAGGAAGGCCTCTCCTGATCGAGGGTACTCCAGCAATCTCTTGTCTCCACGACGATCACCAGAAAGGACCCGAGCAGAAACAGAAGTCAAGATGGAGAGTCAAACTGATAGACTCACTCAGAACAAATCTGAGAAAACTCAAAATACAACGGCAGAAGAGAAAAGTGACTTGGAACGCAAAAATCAGGAGAAATGTATTCCAATCAAACTTCGTGTCAAGCGAAAGTGGAACAGAGACAATTTCCGTCCTCCTTCGTATCAAGAGGTGGAACCTAAATCTCCCAAGATAACTCTTGAGCCTAAGCCATCCTCCCGATCCCTTCCCTGCACCCCGACACAAAAGTCAAGTAGTTTAGGTACAGTCTTCCAATTTCCTCCAACGGCTGAAGATCCAGAGGAATCCATGAGGAAGTTCAGAGACTTCTATTTTGACACCGGACCCTTCGACACCGGAGCCAGTCAAAGCGCCGGTTGCCCCCAGCCGATGCGTGTCCTTCGATCTCCTGGTGCTGTTAATACAGTCAAGTCAGAACGCTCATTTCGACCTCATCTCTTGACCCCGGATCGTGGCTTGGTACCTGAAGGAAGTCTGGTTAAAGTTGAGAGTGATTCGGTTCTGAGCAAGAGAAGACCCCAGATGAAAGAGGTATGGATAAAACGTGAGCCTCATACTGAATCAAAAGACCAATAG